The following are encoded together in the Planctomycetota bacterium genome:
- a CDS encoding type 1 glutamine amidotransferase: MAIVIFQHSSDCPADLLMESLRHHGQRIHVIELNAGGVVPPDLDDVHGVVSLGGPQTVHLNNAPWMAPEKAFLKMAHEAGVPVLGLCLGAQLLAAALGGETRAMSKPEIGWHAVKLNAVGREDALFTGQPWSQPQMCWHSDEVSKLPAGGVVLASSTACPIHAFSVGLRSFGVQYHPEWNRETIMGQINGGAAELQKAGLDGNQMRTQTETNAANQARLGRRFFDAVNIVLMPGDRVHQGVPANHS, translated from the coding sequence ATGGCCATCGTCATCTTTCAACATTCGTCTGATTGTCCCGCCGACCTGCTCATGGAATCGCTGCGGCATCATGGGCAGCGCATCCATGTGATCGAGCTGAACGCGGGGGGCGTGGTGCCGCCGGACTTGGATGACGTGCATGGCGTGGTATCGCTGGGCGGGCCGCAGACGGTGCATCTGAACAACGCGCCGTGGATGGCCCCGGAAAAGGCTTTCCTGAAGATGGCCCACGAGGCGGGCGTGCCGGTGCTCGGGCTTTGCCTGGGCGCGCAGTTGCTGGCGGCCGCACTGGGCGGCGAGACGCGGGCCATGAGCAAGCCGGAGATCGGCTGGCATGCGGTCAAGCTGAACGCCGTCGGACGGGAGGACGCGCTCTTCACGGGGCAGCCCTGGTCGCAGCCGCAGATGTGCTGGCACTCCGACGAGGTGAGCAAGTTGCCGGCAGGCGGAGTTGTGCTTGCGTCGAGCACTGCGTGTCCAATCCACGCGTTTTCAGTGGGGCTGCGAAGTTTCGGCGTGCAGTACCACCCGGAGTGGAATCGCGAGACGATCATGGGCCAGATCAATGGCGGGGCGGCTGAATTGCAGAAGGCAGGGTTGGACGGCAATCAGATGCGAACGCAGACCGAAACCAATGCCGCCAATCAGGCGCGGCTCGGGCGCAGGTTCTTCGACGCGGTGAACATTGTGCTCATGCCGGGCGACCGCGTGCATCAGGGCGTGCCGGCGAATCATAGTTAG
- a CDS encoding DUF1844 domain-containing protein, which produces MTDENAPKIQVDSDWKAQAQAEKEKLTKQEASRPAKPGKDELPPADFRSLVGLLASQAISGLGGYTDPQGRVMVDIMGSKFAIDLLAVVEEKTKGNLTPEEQAELSEVLGELRARFVQIAQMVAAKMASGQGVESLSGGAPAASRKNPDAGSGPKLVIP; this is translated from the coding sequence ATGACCGACGAAAACGCGCCGAAGATTCAGGTGGATTCCGACTGGAAAGCCCAGGCCCAGGCGGAGAAGGAGAAGCTGACCAAGCAGGAGGCGAGCCGCCCCGCCAAGCCCGGCAAGGACGAGTTGCCCCCCGCCGATTTCCGCAGCCTAGTCGGATTGCTGGCCTCGCAGGCGATCAGCGGCCTCGGCGGCTACACCGATCCGCAGGGCCGCGTGATGGTCGACATCATGGGCTCCAAGTTCGCCATCGATCTGCTTGCCGTGGTCGAGGAAAAAACCAAGGGCAATCTCACGCCCGAGGAGCAGGCCGAACTCAGCGAAGTGCTGGGCGAGCTGAGGGCGCGATTCGTGCAGATCGCCCAGATGGTCGCGGCCAAGATGGCCAGCGGCCAGGGCGTCGAGTCGCTCAGCGGCGGCGCTCCGGCTGCGTCACGCAAGAATCCCGACGCAGGCAGCGGCCCCAAGCTGGTGATTCCGTAA
- a CDS encoding RNA-directed DNA polymerase → MKRLIDLSNEEARAHFLKGSSYFNGDLPRYISFEPILSDVATVLDGRNYAQFQKTNPSDLPNVNYNFIANKDGKFAWRPYELMHPAIYVSLVNVICEEENWDSIGTRLRAFEGGVVDCCSAPVMSVDDQSDVAAQIKSWWQSVEQRSLTYSLEFSHLLHTDVTDCYGSLYTHSIAWALHGLEESKRNKRNNSLLGNIIDSHIQASRYGQTNGISQGSVLMDFVAELVLGFVDEQINDAIKASRDIRILRYRDDYRIFANSDERAEAVLKIVSDKLRLVGMKLGVSKTFVCRNVVEGSIKPDKLAGIELQDLGSANAKTIQKQLLRLHSFGQRFPNSGALRRLVGEFHTRISKQNDAPEDLEVQVAIATDIASVSPATFPAVAGILSHLISLAPSQEKVRLWTKVRGKMARVPYNGYLEIWLQRVIQPKAVGIMFESDEPICQIVNRGSPQLWESCWIFNDALKKSLEVTKIVVSDASEVEEVVQPKEVELFKQNALAY, encoded by the coding sequence ATGAAGCGATTGATTGACCTATCCAACGAGGAGGCACGTGCCCACTTCTTGAAGGGCAGCAGCTACTTCAACGGGGATCTACCTAGGTACATTAGTTTCGAACCGATATTGAGTGATGTTGCGACCGTGCTTGATGGGCGTAACTACGCTCAATTTCAGAAGACCAACCCCAGCGATCTTCCGAATGTCAACTATAACTTTATTGCTAACAAGGATGGAAAGTTCGCCTGGCGCCCTTACGAGCTGATGCATCCGGCCATTTATGTCTCTTTGGTAAATGTCATTTGTGAGGAAGAAAACTGGGACAGCATAGGAACACGACTCCGAGCATTTGAAGGTGGAGTAGTCGATTGTTGTAGTGCCCCGGTGATGTCGGTCGATGATCAATCAGATGTTGCTGCGCAGATAAAAAGCTGGTGGCAAAGCGTCGAGCAACGTTCACTGACATATTCTTTAGAGTTCAGCCATCTTCTTCATACCGATGTAACCGACTGCTATGGTTCCCTGTACACGCACAGCATTGCCTGGGCGCTTCACGGCCTAGAAGAGTCCAAGAGGAACAAACGTAACAACTCCCTTCTCGGCAACATAATTGATTCACATATCCAAGCTAGTCGCTACGGCCAAACCAATGGCATCTCGCAAGGTTCAGTTCTCATGGACTTCGTGGCAGAGCTTGTCCTTGGATTTGTAGACGAACAGATCAATGACGCGATCAAGGCTAGCAGGGACATTCGAATACTCCGATACAGGGATGACTATAGGATTTTTGCAAATAGCGACGAGCGCGCAGAAGCAGTTTTAAAAATCGTGAGCGACAAGTTGCGATTAGTGGGCATGAAGCTCGGAGTATCAAAAACTTTTGTTTGTAGAAACGTTGTCGAAGGGTCTATTAAGCCGGATAAGCTGGCTGGCATCGAGCTTCAAGACCTGGGAAGTGCCAATGCCAAAACTATTCAAAAACAGCTCCTGAGGTTGCACTCTTTTGGTCAACGCTTCCCGAATAGCGGTGCTCTCCGGAGGCTAGTGGGCGAGTTCCACACCAGGATTTCTAAACAGAATGACGCTCCAGAAGATCTAGAAGTACAGGTCGCTATTGCAACTGATATTGCATCTGTTTCGCCGGCAACGTTTCCAGCTGTTGCAGGTATCTTGAGTCATTTGATTTCACTTGCGCCAAGTCAAGAGAAAGTGCGCCTATGGACGAAAGTGCGTGGAAAGATGGCTCGCGTTCCCTACAACGGCTATCTTGAAATCTGGTTACAGCGAGTCATACAGCCTAAGGCTGTCGGCATCATGTTCGAAAGCGATGAACCCATTTGCCAGATAGTGAACAGGGGATCGCCGCAGTTGTGGGAATCTTGTTGGATTTTCAACGATGCGCTGAAAAAATCTTTGGAGGTTACGAAGATTGTAGTATCAGATGCGAGCGAAGTTGAGGAAGTAGTTCAGCCTAAAGAAGTGGAATTGTTCAAACAGAATGCATTGGCGTACTAA
- a CDS encoding YraN family protein: MNMDGPDAKQTLAVQRAAERMTSGRNAEDAAADLLESKGCTIAARNLRLGHLEIDLLATRPGTNLLILVEVKARRAGTHAPELRVDRVKQRRLVRAAEILLSRRMFRGYQVRFDVVAVEMDRNQRPMNLRHIERAFDA; encoded by the coding sequence ATGAACATGGACGGACCCGATGCCAAGCAAACACTCGCGGTTCAACGCGCCGCCGAAAGGATGACTTCCGGCCGCAACGCCGAGGACGCGGCGGCGGATCTGCTTGAGTCCAAGGGCTGCACGATCGCGGCACGCAACCTGCGGCTGGGCCATCTGGAGATCGACTTGCTCGCCACGCGGCCCGGCACCAACTTGCTCATCCTGGTCGAGGTCAAGGCCCGCCGCGCCGGCACGCACGCGCCGGAACTTCGCGTGGACCGAGTCAAGCAGCGCCGCCTGGTCCGCGCCGCGGAGATTCTGCTCTCGCGTCGCATGTTCCGCGGCTATCAAGTCCGTTTCGACGTCGTAGCCGTGGAGATGGATCGGAACCAGCGGCCCATGAATCTTCGCCACATCGAGCGCGCTTTCGACGCCTGA